Proteins encoded by one window of Streptomyces clavuligerus:
- a CDS encoding glycosyltransferase family 4 protein: MSHGTTPATDTADAPPDGAADAADPAARTAARGRVVMLVDNGVKADSRVQKAARSAARAGWDVILFGVSPTAKIQTFRLGGAQVRLVPKPAHLEPRRHELRHPLLRRPLAYRSQQLARYRVQSVKAWRSDLAFRRAAARAARAGHPGHHAGGSALRLLLPRLLARALNSWVRLRTRQTAALQKTRAPLTAPVDRAATALWSFLLGERAWRRLTPNLWDYELAFAAHIDAFEPDLIHAHDVRMLGVGARAAVRGRAGGRAVRLVWDAHEYVPGLPAPHGRWLPGHIAWEKEHAAFADAVITVSPPLARMLQRGHGLRELPSVVLNAPVMEPAADEVAEAPPVPDLRKLCGIGPGVPLLVYAGGISPVRGVDTVVAALPALPGVHLALVSVTPRKMKAVNGARRAAATAGVADRVHFLPYVPHWQVPGFLAAADAAVSPLQHLANHELALSNRFFEYAQAGLPLLVSDVRTMARTVRSTGQGEVFRAGDTEDFVRAAKAVLADPGRYRAAYERPGLLDGWTWEAQARVLDQLYTRLLPDRPGPPHIR, encoded by the coding sequence ATGAGCCACGGGACGACACCGGCCACGGACACGGCGGACGCACCACCGGACGGGGCGGCGGACGCGGCGGACCCGGCGGCGCGGACGGCGGCCCGGGGCCGGGTGGTGATGCTCGTCGACAACGGCGTCAAGGCCGACTCCCGGGTCCAGAAGGCCGCCCGCTCCGCCGCCCGCGCCGGCTGGGACGTCATCCTCTTCGGGGTGTCGCCCACCGCGAAGATCCAGACCTTCCGGCTCGGCGGCGCCCAGGTCCGCCTGGTGCCCAAACCGGCCCATCTGGAGCCCCGCCGCCACGAGCTGCGCCACCCCCTGCTGCGCCGCCCGCTCGCGTACCGCTCCCAGCAGCTCGCCCGCTACCGGGTGCAGTCGGTCAAGGCATGGCGCTCCGACCTCGCCTTCCGCCGGGCCGCCGCCCGCGCCGCCCGCGCCGGGCACCCCGGCCACCACGCGGGCGGCTCCGCGCTGCGGCTGCTGCTGCCCCGGCTGCTGGCCCGCGCCCTGAACTCCTGGGTACGGCTGCGGACCCGCCAGACCGCCGCGCTCCAGAAGACCCGGGCCCCGCTGACCGCCCCGGTGGACCGCGCCGCGACCGCCCTGTGGTCCTTCCTCCTCGGCGAACGGGCCTGGCGCCGGCTGACGCCCAACCTCTGGGACTACGAGCTGGCCTTCGCCGCCCACATCGACGCCTTCGAACCCGATCTGATCCACGCCCACGACGTCCGGATGCTGGGGGTCGGGGCGCGCGCCGCCGTCCGGGGCCGGGCCGGGGGCCGCGCGGTCAGACTGGTCTGGGACGCCCATGAGTATGTGCCCGGGCTGCCCGCGCCGCACGGCCGCTGGCTGCCGGGCCACATCGCCTGGGAGAAGGAGCACGCCGCCTTCGCCGACGCGGTGATCACCGTCTCGCCGCCGCTGGCCCGGATGCTCCAGCGCGGGCACGGACTGCGGGAGCTGCCCTCCGTGGTGCTGAACGCCCCGGTCATGGAGCCCGCCGCCGACGAGGTCGCGGAGGCCCCGCCGGTGCCCGATCTGCGGAAGCTGTGCGGCATCGGCCCCGGGGTCCCGCTGCTGGTGTACGCGGGCGGGATCAGCCCCGTCCGCGGGGTGGACACGGTCGTCGCCGCGCTGCCCGCGCTGCCGGGGGTCCATCTGGCGCTGGTGTCGGTGACCCCGCGGAAGATGAAGGCGGTGAACGGGGCCCGCCGGGCCGCCGCGACCGCCGGGGTCGCCGACCGGGTGCACTTCCTGCCGTACGTCCCGCACTGGCAGGTGCCGGGCTTCCTCGCGGCGGCGGACGCGGCCGTCAGCCCGCTCCAGCACCTGGCCAACCACGAGCTGGCCCTGAGCAACAGGTTCTTCGAGTACGCGCAGGCCGGGCTGCCGCTGCTGGTGAGCGACGTCCGCACGATGGCCAGGACAGTCCGTTCCACCGGGCAGGGGGAGGTCTTCCGGGCGGGGGACACCGAGGACTTCGTCCGGGCGGCGAAGGCGGTCCTGGCCGACCCGGGGCGCTACCGCGCGGCGTACGAGCGGCCGGGGCTGCTGGACGGCTGGACCTGGGAGGCGCAGGCGCGGGTGCTGGACCAGCTCTACACCCGGCTGCTGCCGGACCGCCCGGGCCCGCCGCACATCCGGTGA
- the rplU gene encoding 50S ribosomal protein L21, with protein MYAIVRSGGRQHKVAVGDIVEVDKISTAQVGDTVELSTLLLVDGDAVTSDPWVLAGIKVTAEVVDHHKGAKIDILRYKNKTGYRRRQGHRQQYTAIKVTGIPAAAK; from the coding sequence GTGTACGCCATCGTGCGCAGCGGTGGTCGCCAGCACAAGGTTGCTGTCGGCGACATCGTTGAGGTTGACAAGATTTCCACCGCCCAGGTCGGCGACACGGTAGAGCTCTCTACCCTGCTCCTGGTCGACGGCGACGCCGTGACCAGCGACCCGTGGGTGCTGGCCGGAATCAAGGTCACGGCCGAGGTCGTGGACCACCACAAGGGCGCGAAGATCGACATCCTGCGCTACAAGAACAAGACCGGCTACCGCCGCCGCCAGGGTCACCGTCAGCAGTACACGGCGATCAAGGTCACCGGCATCCCCGCCGCCGCGAAGTAA
- the rpmA gene encoding 50S ribosomal protein L27, translated as MAHKKGASSTRNGRDSNAQRLGVKRFGGQVVNAGEILVRQRGTHFHPGTGVGRGGDDTLFALNAGAVEFGRHRGRKVVNIVPVAE; from the coding sequence ATGGCACATAAGAAGGGCGCATCGTCCACTCGGAACGGTCGCGATTCCAATGCTCAGCGGCTCGGCGTGAAGCGCTTCGGCGGTCAGGTCGTGAACGCCGGTGAGATCCTGGTCCGCCAGCGCGGCACCCACTTCCACCCGGGCACGGGCGTCGGCCGCGGCGGCGACGACACCCTGTTCGCGCTGAACGCCGGTGCGGTCGAGTTCGGCCGTCACCGTGGCCGCAAGGTCGTGAACATCGTTCCGGTCGCCGAGTAA
- the obgE gene encoding GTPase ObgE, translating into MTTFVDRVELHVAAGNGGHGCASVHREKFKPLGGPDGGNGGRGGDVILVVDQSVTTLLDYHHSPHRKATNGMPGEGGNRSGRDGTDLVLPVPDGTVVLDAHGEVLADLVGHGTTFVAGQGGRGGLGNAALASARRKAPGFALLGEPGEARDVVLELKTVADVALVGYPSAGKSSLISVLSAAKPKIADYPFTTLVPNLGVVTAGSTVYTIADVPGLIPGASQGRGLGLEFLRHVERCSVLVHVLDTATLESDRDPVSDLDVIEAELKEYGGLGDRPRIVVLNKVDIPDGRDLAEMIRPDLEARGYRVFEVSAVARTGLKELSFALAGIVGEARAAKPVQEATRIVIRPKAVDDAGFTVVREADGLFRVRGEKPERWVRQTDFNNDEAVGYLADRLNRLGVEDQLMKAGARAGDGVAIGPEDNAVVFDWEPTMTAGAEMLGRRGEDHRMEAPRPAAQRRRDRDAERDESQQAYDEFDPFQ; encoded by the coding sequence ATGACCACCTTCGTGGACCGCGTCGAGCTGCATGTCGCCGCGGGTAACGGAGGCCACGGCTGTGCCTCCGTGCACCGGGAGAAGTTCAAGCCGCTCGGCGGCCCCGACGGCGGCAACGGCGGCCGGGGCGGCGATGTGATCCTCGTGGTCGACCAGTCGGTGACCACCCTGCTCGACTACCACCACAGCCCGCACCGCAAGGCCACCAACGGCATGCCCGGCGAGGGCGGCAACCGCTCCGGCCGCGACGGCACCGACCTGGTGCTCCCCGTCCCGGACGGCACCGTCGTCCTCGACGCGCACGGCGAGGTCCTCGCCGACCTGGTCGGCCACGGCACCACCTTCGTCGCCGGACAGGGCGGCCGGGGCGGCCTCGGCAACGCGGCCCTGGCCTCGGCCCGCCGCAAGGCCCCCGGCTTCGCGCTGCTCGGCGAGCCGGGCGAGGCCCGCGATGTGGTCCTGGAGCTGAAGACCGTCGCGGACGTGGCCCTGGTCGGCTACCCCAGCGCGGGCAAGTCCTCGCTGATCTCGGTCCTCAGCGCGGCCAAGCCGAAGATCGCGGACTACCCCTTCACCACCCTGGTGCCGAACCTCGGCGTCGTCACCGCGGGCTCCACCGTCTACACCATCGCCGACGTCCCCGGGCTGATCCCCGGCGCCAGCCAGGGCAGGGGCCTCGGCCTGGAGTTCCTGCGCCATGTCGAGCGCTGCTCGGTGCTGGTGCACGTCCTGGACACGGCCACACTGGAGTCCGACCGGGACCCCGTCTCCGACCTCGATGTGATCGAGGCCGAGCTGAAGGAGTACGGCGGCCTCGGCGACCGGCCCCGGATCGTCGTCCTCAACAAGGTCGACATCCCCGACGGCCGCGATCTCGCCGAGATGATCCGCCCCGACCTGGAGGCCCGCGGCTACCGCGTCTTCGAGGTGTCGGCGGTCGCCAGGACCGGGCTCAAGGAGCTGTCGTTCGCGCTCGCCGGGATCGTCGGCGAGGCCCGCGCGGCCAAGCCGGTCCAGGAGGCCACCCGGATCGTGATCCGGCCCAAGGCCGTCGACGACGCTGGTTTCACCGTGGTGCGCGAGGCCGACGGGCTGTTCCGGGTGCGCGGCGAGAAGCCGGAGCGCTGGGTCCGCCAGACCGACTTCAACAACGACGAGGCCGTCGGCTATCTCGCCGACCGCCTCAACCGCCTCGGCGTCGAGGACCAGCTGATGAAGGCGGGCGCCCGCGCGGGCGACGGCGTCGCCATCGGCCCCGAGGACAACGCCGTGGTCTTCGACTGGGAGCCCACCATGACGGCCGGGGCCGAGATGCTCGGCCGCCGCGGCGAGGACCACCGGATGGAGGCCCCGCGGCCCGCGGCACAGCGCCGCCGCGACCGGGACGCCGAGCGCGACGAGTCCCAGCAGGCCTACGACGAGTTCGACCCCTTCCAGTGA
- a CDS encoding glycosyltransferase family 4 protein gives MKISFLIHTIYGIGGTIRTTLNLAEELVGRHEIEIVSIFKHRDDSAFDIDPRISLVPLFNNNKKSPGCELENPLHKEPAEAFPRNEARYKEYSKLIDQRVRDHYAASDADVVIGTRPGLVAYVSQFAPGGAVVIGQEHMTHNHHKKALREEMRPFLADLDAFVTVSEGDAAVWREHMPLEDTRILSIPNSVPQPTVAPSDLSGNLVVAAGRLSREKQYEILIKAFAKVAAKHPDWTLRMCGWGGEKDNLRRHILKYKLANQVQLMGPRSPIDPEWVKGAIAVSTSRHESFGMTLVEAMRNGLPVVSTDCNYGPREIITSGEDGLLVPVGKADAVARALLTLIEDEELRRRMGKAAIENSRRFDPGAVAQRYLDLFAELGAEDTTGRRAPAAPADSAAKAAPAAAEFAPVADCVAEADGSLTVTVVSPAPEDAFRTYPGLQLVCSRTRSDGTADERVYPFNRAGTVVIPADDEFAEGRWTCRAEHPATGRRAPLSCRSVDQRGSLRVTDRMAVDAGVRHLVAHRQAPAQHLALRSWVRPVHVEAGRIRRNGPDMILEGRVFGPVEPSGEPALVLRRRGDATDELVLPGTREGTRGFQVTLPGAALARRQSGEKDLWDVRLRFTSGHEPVRVGRLLDDVIQKGDVFVYPDALTHKPRPLLLARRALRKLQRREQRLVKISLIYGGENELLVRVTDR, from the coding sequence GTGAAGATTTCTTTCCTCATCCACACGATCTACGGGATCGGTGGCACGATCCGCACCACGCTGAATCTGGCGGAGGAACTGGTCGGCCGGCATGAGATCGAGATCGTGTCGATCTTCAAGCACCGGGACGACTCCGCGTTCGACATAGACCCGCGGATCAGCCTCGTACCGCTCTTCAACAACAACAAGAAGTCCCCCGGCTGCGAGCTGGAGAACCCGCTCCACAAGGAGCCCGCCGAGGCGTTCCCCCGCAACGAGGCCCGTTACAAGGAGTACAGCAAGCTCATCGACCAGCGGGTGCGGGACCACTACGCCGCGTCGGACGCGGACGTCGTCATCGGGACCCGGCCCGGACTGGTCGCGTACGTCTCCCAGTTCGCCCCCGGCGGCGCGGTGGTCATCGGTCAGGAACACATGACCCACAACCACCACAAGAAGGCGCTGCGGGAGGAGATGCGCCCCTTCCTCGCCGACCTCGACGCGTTCGTCACCGTCTCCGAGGGCGACGCCGCCGTCTGGCGCGAGCACATGCCGCTGGAGGACACCCGTATCCTCTCCATCCCCAACAGCGTCCCCCAGCCGACGGTCGCCCCGTCCGATCTCAGCGGCAATCTCGTGGTCGCCGCCGGACGGCTCTCCCGCGAGAAGCAGTACGAGATTCTGATCAAGGCATTCGCCAAGGTCGCGGCCAAGCACCCGGACTGGACCCTGCGTATGTGCGGCTGGGGCGGCGAGAAGGACAATCTCCGCCGGCACATCCTCAAATACAAACTGGCCAACCAGGTACAGCTGATGGGCCCCCGTTCACCGATCGACCCCGAGTGGGTCAAGGGCGCCATCGCCGTCTCCACCTCCCGCCACGAGTCCTTCGGCATGACCCTCGTCGAAGCCATGCGCAATGGACTTCCCGTGGTCAGCACCGACTGCAACTACGGCCCCCGCGAGATCATCACCTCCGGCGAGGACGGACTCCTCGTACCGGTCGGCAAGGCCGACGCCGTCGCCCGCGCCCTCCTCACCCTCATCGAGGACGAGGAACTGCGCCGCCGCATGGGCAAGGCGGCGATCGAGAACTCCCGCCGCTTCGACCCCGGCGCCGTCGCCCAGCGCTATCTGGACCTCTTCGCCGAACTGGGCGCCGAGGACACCACGGGCCGCCGCGCCCCCGCCGCCCCCGCCGACAGCGCCGCGAAGGCCGCCCCCGCCGCCGCGGAGTTCGCCCCGGTCGCCGACTGCGTCGCCGAGGCCGACGGCTCCCTCACCGTCACCGTCGTCTCGCCCGCGCCCGAAGACGCCTTCCGCACCTACCCCGGGCTCCAGCTCGTCTGCTCCCGCACCCGCTCCGACGGCACCGCCGACGAACGCGTCTACCCCTTCAACCGCGCGGGCACCGTCGTCATCCCCGCGGACGACGAGTTCGCCGAGGGCCGCTGGACCTGCCGCGCCGAACACCCCGCGACCGGCCGCCGCGCCCCCCTCTCCTGCCGCTCCGTCGACCAGCGCGGCTCACTGAGAGTCACCGACCGGATGGCCGTCGACGCCGGAGTCCGCCATCTCGTCGCCCACCGCCAGGCCCCCGCGCAGCACCTCGCGCTCCGCTCCTGGGTACGGCCCGTGCACGTGGAAGCGGGACGCATCCGCCGCAACGGACCCGACATGATCCTCGAAGGCCGGGTGTTCGGCCCCGTCGAACCCTCCGGCGAGCCCGCGCTCGTCCTCCGCCGCCGCGGCGACGCCACCGACGAACTCGTCCTCCCCGGCACCCGCGAGGGCACCCGCGGCTTCCAGGTCACCCTCCCCGGCGCCGCGCTCGCCCGCCGCCAGAGCGGCGAGAAGGACCTGTGGGACGTCCGCCTCCGCTTCACCTCCGGCCACGAGCCGGTACGGGTGGGCCGACTCCTTGACGACGTGATCCAGAAGGGTGATGTCTTCGTCTACCCCGACGCCCTCACCCACAAGCCCCGCCCGCTGCTGCTCGCCCGCCGCGCCCTGCGCAAGCTCCAGCGCCGTGAACAGCGACTCGTGAAGATCTCGCTGATCTACGGAGGAGAGAACGAACTCCTGGTGCGGGTGACCGATCGCTGA
- a CDS encoding bifunctional cytidylyltransferase/SDR family oxidoreductase: MSVPHEAKPRTTAVVLAGGTGQRVGLSIPKQLLKIAGKAVIEHTLTIFQQADSIDDVIVLMAPGYVPDVEKIVAKAGLNKVVKVIEGGSTRNETTERAIAALGEGLAEGEDRKVLFHDAVRPLLSQRVIQDCVDALDRFQAVDVAIPSADTIIVTRTHGEDGEFITDVPDRSRLRRGQTPQAFKLSTIRRAYEVAAGDPNFQATDDCSVVLKYLPDVPIHVVAGDEYNMKVTQPVDVFIADKLFQLGSTAAPAQADEAAYRELLQGRTLVVFGGSYGIGADIAALAEQYGAKVYALGRSTTGTHVENPEHVDDALSKAYSETGRIDYVINTAGVLRIGKLAETDNNTIQEALNVNYLAPVHIARASYKYLAETKGQLLLYTSSSYTRGRAEYSLYSSTKAAMVNLTQALSDEWAGDGIRVNCVNPERTATPMRTKAFGTEPAGSLLSSEAVARTSLDVLLSELTGHVIDVRQQDPTRGASEASGFEQALAAVLARGEDMQ, translated from the coding sequence GTGTCTGTGCCGCACGAAGCCAAGCCCCGTACCACGGCTGTCGTCCTGGCCGGTGGTACCGGTCAGCGCGTGGGTCTGTCGATCCCGAAGCAGCTGCTGAAGATCGCCGGCAAGGCTGTCATCGAGCACACCCTGACCATCTTCCAGCAGGCCGACTCCATCGACGACGTGATCGTCCTGATGGCCCCCGGCTATGTCCCCGACGTGGAGAAGATCGTCGCCAAGGCGGGCCTGAACAAGGTCGTCAAGGTGATCGAGGGCGGCAGCACCCGCAATGAGACCACCGAGCGCGCCATCGCCGCCCTCGGTGAGGGCCTGGCCGAGGGCGAGGACCGCAAGGTCCTCTTCCACGACGCCGTCCGCCCGCTGCTGTCACAGCGAGTGATCCAGGACTGTGTGGACGCCCTCGACCGCTTCCAGGCCGTCGACGTCGCCATCCCCTCCGCGGACACCATCATCGTCACCCGCACCCACGGCGAGGACGGCGAGTTCATCACCGACGTCCCCGACCGCTCCCGGCTGCGCCGCGGCCAGACCCCGCAGGCGTTCAAGCTCTCCACCATCCGCCGGGCCTACGAGGTCGCCGCCGGCGACCCCAACTTCCAGGCCACCGACGACTGCTCCGTGGTGCTGAAGTACCTGCCCGACGTCCCGATCCACGTGGTCGCCGGCGACGAGTACAACATGAAGGTGACCCAGCCGGTCGACGTCTTCATCGCCGACAAGCTCTTCCAGCTCGGCTCCACCGCCGCGCCCGCCCAGGCCGACGAGGCCGCCTACCGCGAGCTGCTCCAGGGCCGCACCCTCGTCGTCTTCGGCGGCTCGTACGGCATCGGCGCCGACATCGCCGCGCTGGCCGAGCAGTACGGGGCGAAGGTCTACGCCCTGGGCCGCTCCACCACCGGCACCCACGTCGAGAACCCGGAGCATGTGGACGACGCCCTCTCCAAGGCGTACTCCGAGACCGGCCGCATCGACTACGTCATCAACACCGCGGGCGTCCTGCGCATCGGCAAGCTGGCCGAGACGGACAACAACACCATCCAGGAAGCGCTGAACGTCAACTACCTGGCGCCCGTCCACATCGCCCGCGCCTCCTACAAGTACCTGGCCGAGACCAAGGGCCAGCTGCTGCTCTACACCTCCTCCAGCTACACCCGGGGCCGCGCCGAGTACAGCCTCTACTCGTCCACCAAGGCCGCCATGGTGAACCTGACCCAGGCGCTGTCCGACGAGTGGGCGGGCGACGGTATCCGGGTGAACTGCGTGAACCCCGAGCGCACCGCCACCCCCATGCGCACCAAGGCGTTCGGCACCGAGCCCGCGGGCTCCCTGCTCTCCTCCGAGGCCGTGGCCCGCACCTCGCTCGACGTCCTCCTCTCCGAGCTGACCGGACATGTGATCGACGTGCGTCAGCAGGACCCGACCCGCGGCGCGAGCGAGGCGTCCGGATTCGAGCAGGCACTCGCCGCCGTCCTGGCCCGTGGCGAAGATATGCAATAA
- the proB gene encoding glutamate 5-kinase, which produces MTEARQLVTQARRIVVKVGSSSLTTASGGLDADRVDALVDVLATVRSGGEKEIVLVSSGAIAAGLAPLGLARRPKDLARQQAAASVGQGLLVARYTASFARYGVRVGQVLLTGDDTSRRAHYRNAFRTLDQLLAMGAVPVVNENDTVATDEIRFGDNDRLAALVAHLVQADLLVLLSDVDGLYDGDPARPGTSRIAEVRGPADIAHVEIGSAGRAGVGTGGMVTKVDAARIAAAAGVPVVLTSAVHAADALAGRPTGTLFHRTGRRSANRLLWLAHASTPRGALVLDDGAVQAVVHGRKSLLPAGIAAVEGDFSAGDPVELRDAAGTAVARGLVNFDAKEIPQLLGRSTRELAAELGPAYEREVVHRDDLVVLHP; this is translated from the coding sequence GTGACAGAGGCAAGACAGCTCGTGACCCAGGCCCGCCGAATCGTCGTCAAGGTCGGCTCCTCCTCCCTGACCACCGCGTCGGGCGGACTCGACGCCGACCGGGTGGACGCGCTCGTGGACGTCCTCGCCACCGTGCGCAGCGGCGGGGAGAAGGAGATCGTGCTGGTCTCCTCCGGAGCCATCGCCGCCGGACTCGCCCCCCTCGGCCTGGCCCGCCGCCCCAAGGACCTCGCCCGCCAGCAGGCCGCCGCCAGCGTCGGCCAGGGCCTCCTGGTCGCCCGCTACACCGCCTCCTTCGCGCGCTACGGCGTCCGCGTCGGCCAGGTACTGCTGACCGGCGACGACACCAGCCGCCGCGCCCACTACCGCAACGCCTTCCGCACCCTGGACCAGCTCCTCGCCATGGGCGCGGTCCCCGTCGTCAACGAGAACGACACCGTCGCGACCGACGAGATCCGCTTCGGCGACAACGACCGGCTGGCCGCCCTCGTCGCCCATCTGGTCCAGGCAGATCTGCTGGTGCTCCTGTCCGACGTCGACGGCCTCTACGACGGGGACCCCGCCCGGCCCGGCACCTCCCGGATCGCCGAGGTACGCGGCCCCGCCGACATCGCCCATGTCGAGATCGGCAGCGCGGGCCGGGCGGGCGTCGGCACCGGCGGCATGGTCACCAAGGTCGACGCGGCCCGGATCGCGGCGGCGGCGGGCGTCCCCGTCGTCCTCACCTCCGCCGTCCACGCCGCCGACGCCCTGGCGGGCCGCCCCACCGGCACCCTCTTCCACCGCACCGGGCGGCGCTCCGCGAACCGGCTGCTCTGGCTGGCGCACGCCTCCACGCCCCGGGGCGCGCTCGTCCTGGACGACGGCGCCGTCCAGGCCGTGGTGCACGGCCGGAAGTCGCTGCTTCCGGCCGGTATCGCCGCCGTCGAGGGCGACTTCTCCGCCGGGGACCCGGTGGAGCTGCGGGACGCGGCGGGCACCGCCGTCGCCCGCGGTCTGGTCAACTTCGACGCCAAGGAGATCCCCCAGCTCCTCGGCCGCTCCACCCGCGAACTCGCGGCGGAACTCGGCCCGGCGTACGAGCGGGAAGTCGTACACAGGGACGATCTGGTCGTTCTCCACCCCTGA